The Campylobacter concisus sequence ATCTCCCTTGTTTTTACTTCGACAAATTGTTCTTCGTTGTCTTTGACTTCGTTCATCTCTCTCCTTTAAAATTTAAATATATAAATTTAGAAAAAATTTGCATATTTAAATTTTATCCAGAGGCAAAAGCCCCTGGAAATGGATTATTTTAAAATACCAGCCTCTTTAAATGCAGCCTCTGCAGCTGGGTGAAGCGGAGCTGAAAGACCTTGAACAAGATCTTCTTTGTTTACTGATTTTAGCGCTGGGTGAAGAGTTTTATACTCATCAAAGTTGTCTAAAATAGCTTTTATCACAGCTTTTACAGCCTCGTCCTTTGTATCTTTATTAGTTACTAAAACAGCTTTTACACCGATAGTATTTACATCGTGATCGACGCCATCATATGAGCCTTTTGGGATCACACCTTTTGCGAAGTATGGCTTCTCTTTAAGAAGATTATCAATCTCGCTGCCTTCGATATTTAGGATATCGATCGGCAAAGATGTCGCAGCATCAGTGATGTTTGCGGTTGGGTGGCCGACAACAAAGCTGTATCCGTCTATCTTTTTATCTTTTAGTGCGTGTGGGCATTCACCAACTGTTAAAACGCCGCGGTAGCCTAGTTTTGAAACGTCAAAGCCCTTTGCTTTAAAGACTTCAAGTGTACTCACTTCGTTGCCACTGCCTGGATTTCCGACGTTGTATTTTTTGCCTGCAAATGAAGCAAGATCGCTTGTTAGACCGCTATCTTTTGCCACAACAAATGCAAGAAGCTCAGGATAGATCGCAACTACTGAGCGTAAATTTTCATCTTTCGCTCCGTCAAATTTGCCAGTACCGTTAAATTTATCATAGACAACATCGCTTTGAACAAAGCCAAATGTAAGCTCTTTTTTCAAAACGTTATTCACGTTATAGACTGAGCCGCCAGTTGATTGGACTGAGCATTTTACATTAGTATTTTTGTTTGCTAAACGGCAAATCGCTCCACCTATCGGATAATAAGTGCCTGTCATGCCGCCAGTACCGATACTGATAAATTCTTTTGCTGAAAGAGTTGTTGCTAAAAGCAAGCCAGCAAGTGCCAAAGAAGTAGTTTTCATCTAAGATCCTTTCAAGAAATTTAAGGCTATTTTATTCTATAAATTTAGCTTTTTACCTTATTTGATATGATATTTTCATGCCGTTTTAGTAAAGTTGCAACCATTCTACACAATCAAGACTTAAAAAAATATTTTCTTAAGACTAAATTTATATTTATTTATTAGTCAAAATAAATTTGATAAACCGGCTATTTAAATATTATTTTTTATTGTATAATCCACCGCAGTTCTAAGTTTTAGAAAAACTGTTGCAAATTTACAACTAATCAATAGCTTTTACAAATGTTAATAACAATCAAATTTTGGAGGTTTTTATGAAAAAATCACTTATGTTGGCTGCTTCTATGCTGCTTTTATCTTTAAATTACGCTTCTGGTGCGGATGAAAAAACGCAAGTTAGCTTTAGTGGCTCATCTACTCTAGCTCCGGTCATCGCTAAAATTTCAACTGACTTTATCGAAAAGTACGAGACTTGGGACAAGGTTGATAGTGCTTTACCAAACAAAAATATCACCATCTTTGTCTCAGCTGGCGGCTCTGGCGCTGGCGTAAAAGCCGTGCTTGATCATGTCGCTGACTTTGGCATGCTAGCTCGCGATATAAAAGATAGCGAAAAAGCAAAGATAAAGGACATGAAAGCCTACACGCTTGGCATAGACGCACTTTGCGTGGCTGTAAACCCAGAAAATGAGGTGATAAAGCTAAAGGGCGGAAATTTAAGCAAAGACGAGATCGTCAAAATTTTCTCAGGCGAGTATAAAAAGTGGAGCGATCTTGACAAATCCCTACCAAATGACGAAATAGTCGTAGTTACAAGAGATCTTGGCGGCGGTGCTCACGAGGTATTTCAAAAAAAGATCATGAAAGATGTCAAAGTTAGTAAAAACGTCATCCAATCACCTTCCATGGGCGCGCTTGTCTCAAAGATCATCGAAAATAAAAACGCTATTGGCTATGCATCTTTTGGTATCACAAACCAAAACAAAGGCAAGCTAATACCGCTAAACGTTGACGGCGTTGAGCCAACTGTTAAAAATATAGTTGATGGCAAATACTACATCTCTCGTCCGCTCATCATCGTAAAAAGTGGCGATCTAAGCAAGAGCGAGCAAATTTTTGTTGACGTGCTAAATTCAGCTGAAGGTCAAAAGACTATCGAAAAAATGGGATTTATACCAGTAAAATAGTCTAATGACAGGGCAAATTTTTAAAGGCGCGATATATCTTTTCACACTTTTATCCGCCATGCTTTTGCTTTTACTCGTGGGATTTTTACTGATAAATTCCACGAGCTTTTTTGCAGAAGTAAGCCTTTTTGACTTCTTACTAAATGGCGACTGGGACGTTAGCACAGAGCCTTTTAGCTTTGGACTCTTTAATATCCTAGTCGCAAATTTTGCAGTTGCGTTTTTAGCTTGCATATTTTCATTTTTTATCTCGCTTGGCGTTACTATTTTTATCTGCTTTTTTGCGAGCGCCTGGCTTAGGCACGTGCTAGACTGGATGATACGGATACTAGCTGGCATACCCTCTATCATATATGGATTTTTCGCACTTTACACGGTTGTAAAAATTTTAGAGTCAGGGCTAAAAATGTCCGCTGGCGAGTCAGTCTTGGCCGCTAGCCTCATCCTTAGCGTCATGATACTGCCCTTTTTTACCTCGCATTTGCTTCAAAGTGTTGATCTGCTAAAACAAAATTTCAAAACAAACTCAGACGCGCTTGGCGTAAGCACTGGATATTTTATAAGAAAAATCATTTTTAGAAAATCTATAAAAGCTAGCATTTCAGGCTTTATACTCGCATTTTCAAGGGCAGCTGGCGAGACAATGGCTGTGATGATGGTCATAGGCAACACCCCGCTTTTTCCGCACCTACTCTCAAAAGCTCAGACCATATCATCTCTAATAGCCCTTGAAATGGGCATGAGCGAGGCTGGTAGCTTGCACTATCACGCTCTTATTGCAAGCGGATTTGTCCTGCTTGTTTTTATATTTATGCTAAATATTTTTATATTTAAATTTGAGAAAAACAATGAATGCTTTTAAAGATTTTATAGTCAAATTTTACGCTTATCTTTGCGTATTTATAGTGGTTGCGGTGATATTTTGGATATTTTATTTCATCTTTGCAAATGGCATCTCTCAGATAAATTTAGACTTTCTAACCAAAAACCCGCAAGGTTTAAATTTAGGTGAGAGTGGCGGCATAAGAGACGCTATCATAGGCTCATTTTTGCTGATGCTACTATCTATGATATTTTCTGCACTTCTTGGCGTTAGCTGCGCCATTTATAGGCAAATTTACTGCACCTCTGGCACGATCAAGCTTGGACTTAAATTTATCATCCAAACGATGGCTTCTATTCCTTCTATCTTGCTTGGGATGTTTGTTTATGGGCTTTTTATAGTTAGCCTTGATATCCCAAAGAGCCTGCTAACAGCTAGCATTACGCTTGCTTTGATGGTCTTTCCATTTGTGGAAGTTAGCACAGAAAAGGTGATCTCGCAGATAGATGAAAAGATGTTAAGAGATAGCTTTGCACTTGGCGTTGATAAAAATTTCATGGCTAGAAAGCTAGTTTTGCCAACTATTAGAAAAAATATCATATCTATTTTAATACTCGCTGGCAGCTACGCCATAGGGGCAACTGCGCCACTACTTTTAACAGGGGTCGTCTTCATGGCAAAGGCCGAAGGCCTGCTCTCGCCAGTCATGGCGCTACCTTTTCACCTGCACATGCTCTTAAGTCAGTCAGTCGCAACGCAAAATGCCTACGCCACGGCGCTTGTGCTCATTTTTATACTTATCATTTTGCATCTGCTTTCAGCCGTAGTTTTATTTGATATAGGAGAGAAAATTGCCAGATATTTTAAACATAAAAGAGCTTAGTATCTTTTACCAAGATAATGAAATTTTAAAAGATCTAAATTTAAATGTCGCCCAAAACGAGATCATCTGTCTAATGGGAAGCTCAGGATGCGGTAAATCGACATTTCTTTCGGTACTAAATGGCTTTTTGGAGCAAAAGGGCGGCAGATATAGCGGAGAGATCCTATTTAAAGGCGAAAATATCAAAAATAAGGGCAAAATTTGGCTCAGACGAAAGCTAGCCATACTCTTTCAAGACGCCACGCTCTTTCCTTTTAACGTTGAGAGAAATTTGACCTATGCGATGGAATTTTATGAAGGCAGCATAAAAGATAAGCAAAAAAGAGTAGAAGAGCTCTTAAAAAGCGTAAATTTACTGGGCGAAATAAACGACCTAGATATGCCAGCTAGCAAGCTCTCTGGCGGTCAAAAGCAAAGACTTTGCATCGCAAGGATGCTAACTACAAAACCTGAAGTGCTCATGCTTGATGAGCCTTGCTCGTCGCTTGATATGAAAAATGTCTTGATTATAGAGGAGCTTTTAAAAAGCTTGTCGCAAAGATACACCATCATCATCACCACGCACAACGAAGAGCAGGCAAAAAGGCTTGGCGGCAGGATAATTCGCATCGTAGATAAGAAATTTACATTTTAAAAGAGCTAGAATTTCTAGCTCTAAATTTAGTCTATAAACCTCTTTGTGATATTTGCGTAGGCATCGATCCTGCGGTCTCTTAAAAATGGCCAAATTCTGCGCACTTCTTCACTTCTTTTCATATCTATCTCAACGATCTTGCATAGCTCATCTGTGCTGTTTGCGCGGAAAAGCTGCTCGCCTTGTGGCCCAAAAACAAAACTATTTCCCCAAAATTTTATCCCATCCATGACGCCGCTATCATCTTTTTCAAAGCCCACACGATTTACTGCGACCACTGGCAGGCCATTTGCCACGCTGTGGCCTCTTTGCACTGCCACCCACGCTTCAAGCTGTCTTGACTTTTCATCATCACTATCGCCCTCAAACCAGCCAATAGCCGTTGGGTAGATGAGAATTTTCGCCCCTTTTAGCGCCATTAGCCTTGCTGCCTCTGGATACCACTGATCCCAACACACCAAAACTCCAAGCTTGCCAATACTGGTTTCAATAGGCTCAAAGCCGATATCACCAGGCGTGAAGTAAAATTTCTCGTAAAATCCAGGGTCATCAGGGATGTGCATTTTTCGGTATTTGCCAGCCACGCTGCCGTCGCGCTCGAAGACAAAAGCGGTGTTGTGATAAAGTCCGTCAGCCCTCTTTTCAAAAAGAGAAGTAACTAAAACCATGCCATTTTCTTTTGCCACCCTGCCCCAAAAAGCGACGTCTTCTTGCCAATCATTTGCGTGATCAAAGAAATTTGTATCCTCGCTTTGGCAAAAGTACTGCGTCTGGTGCAGCTCTTGGCAGACGACTAGATCGGCACCGCCCTTTTTTGCCTCGGCGATTAGCTCAAGCGTCTTTGCGATAGTCGCCTCTTTTGTGCCTTTAAATTCTTGTTGAAGTAGTGCTACTTTCATCTCATTTCCCTTCTTTGTCGTTGTACGGGTCTAAATGCGTGGTTATCTGCCACGAATAATCCCTAAATTTCTCTCTTATCTCGGCTTCAAGCGAGTCGGCCACCTCGTGCGCGTCGTAAAGCGAAATATCTTTGTCAAAAACTAAATGCAGCGTTAAAAATATGGCATTTGCGCTCTGCCTTGTGTTTAGATAGTGAAAATCAGAAATTCTTTCTTTTGCCTTTATCATTTTGATGATCCCCTCTGTGACTTCAGGGCTTGCTGCATGATCCAACAAGATACCAAAGGCGTCTTTACCTAAATTTATAGCACTTTGAGCGATGTAGCCGCTTATCACGATACCAAAGATCGCATCTATCATCACAAATCCGCTAAATTTAATGATAAGCAGCGAGATGATGACTGCAAGGTTGCTAAAAAGGTCGATCTTATAGTGCAGAGCGTCTGCTTTTATGATAAGGTTTCCGCTTTTTTTAGAAATTTGGTTTAAAAATAGCACCAAACATAGCGTCACCATGACCGAAAATACCATCACGCCAAGGCTTAAGCCAAGGTCTATCTCTAAATTTGGCTCGCTAAATTTCTTAACGCTCTCATAAAATATATATCCAGCAGCCAGCACGATGATGACGCACTCAAATAGCGCTGCCAACGCCTCTAGCTTTGTGTAGCCAAAGTTAAATCTCTCATCAGCTTGCTTTCTTGACTTTCTAAGCGCAAATAAATTTAAAAGCGAAACGATAAAATCAAGCATCGAATCAATCGCCGAGCCAAGCACAGCAACTGAGCCACTAAAAAGTCCAGCTGTAAATTTCACAAGTGCGAGTAAAAAAGCGCAAGCTCCGGCTGCAATAACTGCCTTATTTTCGCCTTGCGTGCACTCCTGCTTATTTATGCGGTTAAACTCATAATCAAACGGACTTGACAAGACTAAGACCTTTTATATCTATTTTGGCTTGAGCAGTGAAGCGAGCCATTTTGACGCACAAAAACTAGCGAATTTACACCGATGACCTTCCTATCTGGAAGCGCACGAGCTAGTAAATTTAGTACCTTTTCATCGTTTTCGTCATTATATGTTGGCACGATCAAGGCACCATTTATAAAGATGAAATTTGCATAGGTGCAGCCAAGCCTTTTGCCATCATAAAATTTAGGCTTAGGAAGTGGCAGAGCAAGTAGCTTAAAGCCAGTTTTTTTAAGCTCATCTTCCATCATTTTAAGCTCATCAAAGTGCTCATCACTCTTGTCATCGCAAGCTGCGTAAGCTATCGTATCAGGCGTGATAAAGCGCGCTAAAGTGTCGATGTGGCTATCTGTGTCATCGCCTCTTATAAAGCCATTTTCAAGCCAGATGATACGCTTTAAGCCAAATAAATTTTTTAGTTTTTCTTCGATCTGCTCTTTGCTAAGCGCTTTGTTTCTATTTTCATTTAGCAGGCATTTTGAGGTGGTTAAAAGCACGCCATCTCCGTTAAACTCGATGCTTCCGCCCTCTAGTATCATATCAACTGGCTCAAGCTTAGTTTTATAAATTTTAGCCAGCTCCAAATTTATCGCATCATCTTTTGAACTCTTAAATTTACCGCCCCAAGCGTTAAATTTAAAGTCATAGCTCTTAACGCCGTCCTTGGTGCAAACGTCGATCATGCCGTAGTCTCTGATCCAAGTATCATTAGTCTCAAGCTTAACAAACTCTACATTTTTAAATTTTTTAAATCTATCAAAATTTGCCTCATCAGGGCAGATGAGCACCACCTTTTCATAGGGCGTAACAGCAGCCACAAGCTCCTCATAGCCCGCCAAAATCTCCTCTAAATAAGGCTCCCAGTCGCTCTTACTATGTGGCAGCGATAAAAACAAAAGCTCCTGCTCTTCCCACTCTGCATACGCTCTCACGCTCTCTCCTTGTAAATTTTATAAATTCCATATATCGTAATGATTATCCAAAAGACCTCTATCAAAAATGAACCGAGGTTAAAGTGCACAAAAAGCGAGATTATAAGTAGCACAGCACCTGCTAAATTTATTATCTGGTAGGCTAGATCGCGGCTATTTAGGCGGCCGATCTGAAGTAAAAAATAGCCCATTACGATACAAATCATCCCTAAAAAGCCGATGATCTGAAAAAGGTCGATCAAATTTTATCCTTTTTGCAAGCTTAAATTTAATGCAAGATCATATCTAATTAGTTTTAAATTTATGATTATAAGATAAAATAACTCCATTTTTCAGATTGGATTAAAGTTTTATGGATTTTGAGTTTATTGAGAAATTTTATCCGCTTTATATTAAGGCTGGAGTGCTTACCTGTGAGATCGCCTTTTTAGGGATCGTTTTTTCTATTTTGATCGGTATTTTTTGTATGGCTGTGAAATTTTACAAGCTAAAATTTCTATCAAAAGTGATTGACTGCTACGTCGAACTCTCAAGAAATACGCCACTTCTTATACAGCTTTTCTTTTTATATTATGGCTTGCCAAAGCTTGGAGTGTCGATGAGCGGCTTTGCCTGTGCGGTCGCGGGACTTAGCTTTCTTGGAGGCAGCTATATGAGTGAGAGCTTTAGACTTGGCTTTGAGGCGGTTAGAAAGTCGCAGATAGAAGCGGGACTTAGCATCGCACTTAGCAAAAACCAGCTCTTAAGATATGTTATCTTGCCTCAAGCATTTAGCGTAGCAGTGCCAAGCATTAGTGCAAATATTATCTTTTTACTAAAAGAAACAAGCATCGTTAGCATCGTGGCACTCGCCGATCTAGTTTACGTCGCAAAGGATCTCATTGGGCTTTATTACAAGACAGATGAAGCGCTTTTTATGCTGGTTATTAGCTATCTCATCATCATCTTGCCAGTCTCGCTGGTGCTTAGCTACATCGAAAAAAGGGTGAGAAATGCAAGGAGTTAGTATTTTATTTGACACGCAAAATTTACTAAGACTCTTTGACGGTCTAGTCATTAGCACAGAAATTTCATTTATCTCTATCTTTATCTCTATAATCGGTGGCTTAGTGTTTGGCGTGCTTATGAGCATGAAAAACAAATTTATCTATTTTATTTTAAAAATTTGCCTAGAAATCGTTCGCATAATGCCTCAGATCGTTTGGCTATTTTTATTTTATTTTGGTGTCAGTAAGGCGTTTGATATTCACATTTCAGCATTTACAGCCTCACTCATCGTCTTTAGCTTGTGGGGAATTTTTGAAATGATGGACATCGTGCGTGGTGCAATAACATCAATACCAAAACATCAATTTGAATCAGCCGCATCGCTTGGACTTAGTAAATTTCAAATTTACTCTCACGTCATTATCCCACTTGCCACAAGA is a genomic window containing:
- a CDS encoding TAXI family TRAP transporter solute-binding subunit codes for the protein MKTTSLALAGLLLATTLSAKEFISIGTGGMTGTYYPIGGAICRLANKNTNVKCSVQSTGGSVYNVNNVLKKELTFGFVQSDVVYDKFNGTGKFDGAKDENLRSVVAIYPELLAFVVAKDSGLTSDLASFAGKKYNVGNPGSGNEVSTLEVFKAKGFDVSKLGYRGVLTVGECPHALKDKKIDGYSFVVGHPTANITDAATSLPIDILNIEGSEIDNLLKEKPYFAKGVIPKGSYDGVDHDVNTIGVKAVLVTNKDTKDEAVKAVIKAILDNFDEYKTLHPALKSVNKEDLVQGLSAPLHPAAEAAFKEAGILK
- a CDS encoding phosphate ABC transporter substrate-binding protein: MKKSLMLAASMLLLSLNYASGADEKTQVSFSGSSTLAPVIAKISTDFIEKYETWDKVDSALPNKNITIFVSAGGSGAGVKAVLDHVADFGMLARDIKDSEKAKIKDMKAYTLGIDALCVAVNPENEVIKLKGGNLSKDEIVKIFSGEYKKWSDLDKSLPNDEIVVVTRDLGGGAHEVFQKKIMKDVKVSKNVIQSPSMGALVSKIIENKNAIGYASFGITNQNKGKLIPLNVDGVEPTVKNIVDGKYYISRPLIIVKSGDLSKSEQIFVDVLNSAEGQKTIEKMGFIPVK
- the pstC gene encoding phosphate ABC transporter permease subunit PstC, which produces MTGQIFKGAIYLFTLLSAMLLLLLVGFLLINSTSFFAEVSLFDFLLNGDWDVSTEPFSFGLFNILVANFAVAFLACIFSFFISLGVTIFICFFASAWLRHVLDWMIRILAGIPSIIYGFFALYTVVKILESGLKMSAGESVLAASLILSVMILPFFTSHLLQSVDLLKQNFKTNSDALGVSTGYFIRKIIFRKSIKASISGFILAFSRAAGETMAVMMVIGNTPLFPHLLSKAQTISSLIALEMGMSEAGSLHYHALIASGFVLLVFIFMLNIFIFKFEKNNECF
- a CDS encoding PstA family ABC transporter permease; protein product: MNAFKDFIVKFYAYLCVFIVVAVIFWIFYFIFANGISQINLDFLTKNPQGLNLGESGGIRDAIIGSFLLMLLSMIFSALLGVSCAIYRQIYCTSGTIKLGLKFIIQTMASIPSILLGMFVYGLFIVSLDIPKSLLTASITLALMVFPFVEVSTEKVISQIDEKMLRDSFALGVDKNFMARKLVLPTIRKNIISILILAGSYAIGATAPLLLTGVVFMAKAEGLLSPVMALPFHLHMLLSQSVATQNAYATALVLIFILIILHLLSAVVLFDIGEKIARYFKHKRA
- a CDS encoding phosphate ABC transporter ATP-binding protein, yielding MPDILNIKELSIFYQDNEILKDLNLNVAQNEIICLMGSSGCGKSTFLSVLNGFLEQKGGRYSGEILFKGENIKNKGKIWLRRKLAILFQDATLFPFNVERNLTYAMEFYEGSIKDKQKRVEELLKSVNLLGEINDLDMPASKLSGGQKQRLCIARMLTTKPEVLMLDEPCSSLDMKNVLIIEELLKSLSQRYTIIITTHNEEQAKRLGGRIIRIVDKKFTF
- a CDS encoding carbon-nitrogen hydrolase: MKVALLQQEFKGTKEATIAKTLELIAEAKKGGADLVVCQELHQTQYFCQSEDTNFFDHANDWQEDVAFWGRVAKENGMVLVTSLFEKRADGLYHNTAFVFERDGSVAGKYRKMHIPDDPGFYEKFYFTPGDIGFEPIETSIGKLGVLVCWDQWYPEAARLMALKGAKILIYPTAIGWFEGDSDDEKSRQLEAWVAVQRGHSVANGLPVVAVNRVGFEKDDSGVMDGIKFWGNSFVFGPQGEQLFRANSTDELCKIVEIDMKRSEEVRRIWPFLRDRRIDAYANITKRFID
- a CDS encoding cation diffusion facilitator family transporter produces the protein MSSPFDYEFNRINKQECTQGENKAVIAAGACAFLLALVKFTAGLFSGSVAVLGSAIDSMLDFIVSLLNLFALRKSRKQADERFNFGYTKLEALAALFECVIIVLAAGYIFYESVKKFSEPNLEIDLGLSLGVMVFSVMVTLCLVLFLNQISKKSGNLIIKADALHYKIDLFSNLAVIISLLIIKFSGFVMIDAIFGIVISGYIAQSAINLGKDAFGILLDHAASPEVTEGIIKMIKAKERISDFHYLNTRQSANAIFLTLHLVFDKDISLYDAHEVADSLEAEIREKFRDYSWQITTHLDPYNDKEGK
- a CDS encoding agmatine deiminase family protein, which produces MRAYAEWEEQELLFLSLPHSKSDWEPYLEEILAGYEELVAAVTPYEKVVLICPDEANFDRFKKFKNVEFVKLETNDTWIRDYGMIDVCTKDGVKSYDFKFNAWGGKFKSSKDDAINLELAKIYKTKLEPVDMILEGGSIEFNGDGVLLTTSKCLLNENRNKALSKEQIEEKLKNLFGLKRIIWLENGFIRGDDTDSHIDTLARFITPDTIAYAACDDKSDEHFDELKMMEDELKKTGFKLLALPLPKPKFYDGKRLGCTYANFIFINGALIVPTYNDENDEKVLNLLARALPDRKVIGVNSLVFVRQNGSLHCSSQNRYKRS
- a CDS encoding CBU_0592 family membrane protein encodes the protein MIDLFQIIGFLGMICIVMGYFLLQIGRLNSRDLAYQIINLAGAVLLIISLFVHFNLGSFLIEVFWIIITIYGIYKIYKERA
- a CDS encoding amino acid ABC transporter permease produces the protein MDFEFIEKFYPLYIKAGVLTCEIAFLGIVFSILIGIFCMAVKFYKLKFLSKVIDCYVELSRNTPLLIQLFFLYYGLPKLGVSMSGFACAVAGLSFLGGSYMSESFRLGFEAVRKSQIEAGLSIALSKNQLLRYVILPQAFSVAVPSISANIIFLLKETSIVSIVALADLVYVAKDLIGLYYKTDEALFMLVISYLIIILPVSLVLSYIEKRVRNARS
- a CDS encoding amino acid ABC transporter permease: MQGVSILFDTQNLLRLFDGLVISTEISFISIFISIIGGLVFGVLMSMKNKFIYFILKICLEIVRIMPQIVWLFLFYFGVSKAFDIHISAFTASLIVFSLWGIFEMMDIVRGAITSIPKHQFESAASLGLSKFQIYSHVIIPLATRRLVPGAVNLLSRMIKTTSIVVLIGVVEVVKVGQQIIERNVFTNPMAPFWIYTLIFFLYFAICYPVSKLSKKLEEKWS